The sequence GCAGCTGCCGGTGCTCTGGCGATACTCGCTGCGGTCGGTTGGGCAGGCGGAACCGTGGCCGGAAACGACTCGCCGTCGATTGACCGAACGCAGCCAATCGCACTCGCCATTGTGGTCGATAATGCGATCGACACATCATGGTCGACCAATGATGACGACCGGATGAAACGAATACGCGAAGCCGCGAAATCGGTAGCCGTTGCCGCCGGTCAAAATAGCCGTCTGGTTGCGATCGATCGCTCTGCGACGCCGGCAACCTTTTCCGCCGACACCGCCGGTGCGATTGCAAAGATTGATGGCTTCCGGCCTTCGGAAGTCACACAGGCACTTGCTTCAAGGATCGAAGCGGCTGCCCGAGTCTTAGCGACCAGTGAAATCAAAACTCGTCGCATCGTTGTTTTCAGTGCGTTGACGCAGTCGAGCTTCCCCGAGGACGACTCGACACGTTCCATTCGATCATTGCTCGAAGACGAATCGATTCGATTGACCGTTTGGGACATGGGACCCTACCAAGGTCTTAATCGGCAATTGTCTCTCGCCACGTTTTCAAATGCGTCGCCGGCTCCGGACTCTCCCGTTTCCGTCACCGCTCAATTGTCGATCGGCGAACCGAACGAAAGGCGAATGGACACTCAGCCCGACGAACAAACGATGATCGCCGAGACACTTGATGTGACAGCGGAATGCGTTTTGTTCCCAAGTCAGGCCGGATTGCCAGTGATCCGCGACGGAAAGGTCATTCGCCCAACAGCAAAACCCGTCGACCGCATCAGTGTCGCGATGGCCCCCAATCGAAACGTGGAAATTCAGTTAACGATTCCGCCTCTTGAAGCAGGGCTGCATCATGGTGCGATCCGCTTGATCGGCGATGACGCATTGGCGATTGATGATCAGTGTTTCTTTTCGGTCGAGATCCTGCCTCCCAGTCGGATGCTAGTCGCGAGTGACGAACTTGCCGAAGCCAACGAGTTTGCCGATTTGATTTCGGTCGAAGCAAACGGTGCTCCATCCCAGTACACGATCGAGTTTTCAACGCACAACGATCTTCCCAATGTTCAGCTAGACGACTTCGATGCGATCGCGTTGCTAGACCCACCCGAAGTCGTCCTTCGTGACCAGGAGATCGAACGCTACCAAAGATCTGGAAAACGAACATTGATCGCACTTGGGCCACACTTTGGCACCTCCCCCGGTCCCGTCGCCGGTCTTGTGTTTCAAAGACGCTGGCGAGTTCAAGAACCCGGGACTTATCTTCAAATCTCATCGGATTCGCATCCCGCATTGAAGCCGCTCGTTGACCTACCTGGCGAAATTCCGTTTCATGACTCTCGCGTTTGGCAGTATTGGCAAACCAAAGCAAACAAAGACTGGTCGACCCTGATGCGTTATGCAGGTACAGAACATGCCGCACTGCTAGAGCATTCGAATTTGGGGATCCTTCTATTAACCACCCCGATTCCTGACCTGGTTTCTAGAAAGCCTTGGAATGATTTGTTTCGTACCGACAATGTTTGGCCAGCGTTCGCGCTTACTCGAGAATTGGCTCGATACGCTGCCGGTCGACAATCAGGACATTGGTCGACTTCGGTTGGAAATCCAGTCGCACTACCGGCACGGTATTTCCCGATCGATCGTGACGAAGATTCTCCCAAACGGGTGCAGTGGTTTGCGGCACAAAGCAACGCACCGATCCCGATCGAACTGCCGAGCGCCCAGGAAACCGACGACCAAGCACTGAATTCGAATGAAAAGCTGCTGGCGGTTGGAACTCCACTTCATAGCGGAATTCACTGGATCCGAGGCGCAACACCAGGACTAGGCTTTACCGTCAACTTCCCTCGCGACAAAGTTTTGTTGTCACGTATTGCCGACGGTCAACTGGAGCAACAGTTCGGTGACTCGGTCAACACGATCGAAGGCCTTGATGAAATGGACTGGACCAACGGTGGAGCAGAAGACCGGCTTCCGCTTTGGTCGCCGATCATGCTAATTGCCTTGGCCGCTTTCCTCTTGGAACAGATCCTCGCCAACCGCTTCTATGCTCAGCGTCGTTCGCAGCAATCGCCAAAATCCAAGTCGAAGGCGGTTGCATGACCAGTTTTTCGATCGAACCGATTTATGCCTCTCCATGGATCGTTGCGTTTGCGGCAATGATGGTCGTCGCTGTGATCGCGGTGGTCGCTCCTCCGACGGACGATCCTAAAAAACGTCGATGGCTGATTGCACTTCGTTCCTTTGCTGGACTGGTCCTGTTGCTGGCTGCCGTCCGTCCAACATTAGTTCATAGCGATAACCGACCGTCCCCGGCAGAGTTATTGATTGCGGTGGACACCAGCAAAAGTATGACGCTTCCTGATGGCGAAGGTTCCACGCGATGGAAAACCCAATTGGACGCCGTCACCAAACTGCTCGATGGCATCAGCGACTTGGACGAATCCCTGGACGTCCAAATCATTGGCTATGCAGATCAGTCGACTTCTATTGGGAAAGCAGTCGATCGTGAAAGCTTCGGCGAACTGGACCAAAAGATCAACTCGCTTTCGGCGAGCGGCAACCTTACCGATCTAGGCAGTGGCATCAAAGGGGCGATCGATGCTGCATCCTCAAAAACGCTCGCCGGAGTTGTCTTGCTTGGTGATGGAATGCAGACAACCACGACGGCTGGCCCATCGTCTGAATCCTCATCCACGAACACATCACTCGGTGCACGCTACGGTGCGCAGGTTTTAGATGCCCTGGGCGTACCTTTGTGGACCGTTCCGATCGGACCGCCTGCGACAGGAATCACATCGCGAGACGTGGCGATTGCCAATCTGCCGGACCATCTACAGTTATTTTCGGGCAACCAATTTGATCTTTCGTTTACAGTTGAAACGACGGGGCTTTCGAGCATCCAAGTTCCGATCAGCGTGAACTGGATCAATGATGCGGGTGAACGTGAACAGGTCCGAACTCGAAAACTGGATCCACGTTCGGCTCGTGAATCGATCGCGGTCAACCTGTCGATCGATGCTCCCAAGCCTGGTGTTTACCGTCTTGAAGTTGTCGCCGACAACCAAGATGGCGAATGGGTCACCAGCAACAACGTCCAAACGGCATTTGTCGAGGTCCGTGAGGGTGGCGGACGAATCCTAATCTTCGAAGGCCCCGGCCGACCAGAACTCGCATTCCTTCGTCGAGCCTTACGCGGGTTCCCTGACCTCGACCTGCGATTCGCAACGATTCGCGGTGACCAACAATGGCCGATTTCGATCGAAGCGGCGCTTGCGCCAAACCGTTTTGACGTCTACATCATCGGCGACGTCGATGCGGGCGCATTTGGCGAAGCCCAACTGCAGATGATCGCTGATCGAGTTGGCGAAGGTACCGGGCTGATCACACTCGGTGGGCTATCGAACTACAGCTTGGGCGGCTACGCCGATAGCCCGCTCCAATCCGTCCTACCGATCGGCTTGGATGCGTCGCAGCGACGTCCTCCGGTTCGCTCGGCGTTTTCACCGGCGGAGCGCCAAGCCAGAGTGCAAAGTCAAATCGAAGGTCCAATTGAAATCCAAGTGGCACGCCAACACCCAATCATTTCGATGGGTGGTGCCTCCAATGCATCGATTTGGAAAGAACTGCCATCGTTGACGGGCGCCAATCGCTTCACCGCTAAACCCGCTTCAGGAATCCAGACTCTCTTAGAAACAGACGGCGAACAACCGCTGTTGGTCGTGGGGAACTATGGCAAAGGGCGAG comes from Stieleria sp. JC731 and encodes:
- a CDS encoding BatA domain-containing protein, with the translated sequence MNFLNGTLLIAIAAVGIPIALHLIARKEPRKVLFPSVRLLSQRFESNRSKMRVRRLWLLALRIAAIAAVALALARPVSSVGLSSTWLTIGILGFVGIVLLLMASVAATKSDRKPLIWSLAAAGALAILAAVGWAGGTVAGNDSPSIDRTQPIALAIVVDNAIDTSWSTNDDDRMKRIREAAKSVAVAAGQNSRLVAIDRSATPATFSADTAGAIAKIDGFRPSEVTQALASRIEAAARVLATSEIKTRRIVVFSALTQSSFPEDDSTRSIRSLLEDESIRLTVWDMGPYQGLNRQLSLATFSNASPAPDSPVSVTAQLSIGEPNERRMDTQPDEQTMIAETLDVTAECVLFPSQAGLPVIRDGKVIRPTAKPVDRISVAMAPNRNVEIQLTIPPLEAGLHHGAIRLIGDDALAIDDQCFFSVEILPPSRMLVASDELAEANEFADLISVEANGAPSQYTIEFSTHNDLPNVQLDDFDAIALLDPPEVVLRDQEIERYQRSGKRTLIALGPHFGTSPGPVAGLVFQRRWRVQEPGTYLQISSDSHPALKPLVDLPGEIPFHDSRVWQYWQTKANKDWSTLMRYAGTEHAALLEHSNLGILLLTTPIPDLVSRKPWNDLFRTDNVWPAFALTRELARYAAGRQSGHWSTSVGNPVALPARYFPIDRDEDSPKRVQWFAAQSNAPIPIELPSAQETDDQALNSNEKLLAVGTPLHSGIHWIRGATPGLGFTVNFPRDKVLLSRIADGQLEQQFGDSVNTIEGLDEMDWTNGGAEDRLPLWSPIMLIALAAFLLEQILANRFYAQRRSQQSPKSKSKAVA
- a CDS encoding glutamine amidotransferase, with the translated sequence MTSFSIEPIYASPWIVAFAAMMVVAVIAVVAPPTDDPKKRRWLIALRSFAGLVLLLAAVRPTLVHSDNRPSPAELLIAVDTSKSMTLPDGEGSTRWKTQLDAVTKLLDGISDLDESLDVQIIGYADQSTSIGKAVDRESFGELDQKINSLSASGNLTDLGSGIKGAIDAASSKTLAGVVLLGDGMQTTTTAGPSSESSSTNTSLGARYGAQVLDALGVPLWTVPIGPPATGITSRDVAIANLPDHLQLFSGNQFDLSFTVETTGLSSIQVPISVNWINDAGEREQVRTRKLDPRSARESIAVNLSIDAPKPGVYRLEVVADNQDGEWVTSNNVQTAFVEVREGGGRILIFEGPGRPELAFLRRALRGFPDLDLRFATIRGDQQWPISIEAALAPNRFDVYIIGDVDAGAFGEAQLQMIADRVGEGTGLITLGGLSNYSLGGYADSPLQSVLPIGLDASQRRPPVRSAFSPAERQARVQSQIEGPIEIQVARQHPIISMGGASNASIWKELPSLTGANRFTAKPASGIQTLLETDGEQPLLVVGNYGKGRVASLAFDETYRWWRVGKSEVHRRFWRQLMLWVMSREETNGDSVIAELENRRFETDAQPTFQARVQTLLERETPIRMTASIIDSDGRSTDLDVTESTNPSSRISGRFPKLDPGFYKLIVEANDSGISNDEIAFQVVETSRELANPLADFVYLQQLADLTEQHGGASFDVTQLEPLIETIRSKRRSAETLVIEKFSLGDGPISGWIVFLLFTTAMSVEWWLRRKWQLA